In Crassostrea angulata isolate pt1a10 unplaced genomic scaffold, ASM2561291v2 HiC_scaffold_146, whole genome shotgun sequence, a single genomic region encodes these proteins:
- the LOC128169525 gene encoding uncharacterized protein LOC128169525, with the protein MSIKDRFKGELNAEEVEEAEIQIIRTAQKCEFHCEYRLLKQNKPLHQSSKLLSLNPGTDEDGLLRCDGRLKYAEYLPYDVRYPVILPRNNRVTTLIIKYHHEKGKHVTGTNHTLSMISSRFWIISAREEIRKWERQCNKCCRNKARPAEQLMGPLPSIRTKQPLHAFSRTAVDYGGPFTTKQGRGKRRDKRYLCLFTCVMSRAVHLEVAFGLDTDSFLNAFYRIVSRRGLPTEVISNNGTNFVGGNNELTELVGSHKDSTIYSKSRSQVAF; encoded by the coding sequence ATGAGCATCAAGGACAGATTTAAAGGTGAATTGAATGCTGAAGAAGTTGAAGAGGCGGAAATTCAAATCATTAGAACAGCCCAAAAATGTGAGTTTCATTGTGAATACAGATTGTTGAAACAGAACAAACCTCTTCACCAGAGCAGCAAGTTATTGAGTCTAAACCCTGGAACTGATGAAGACGGACTCCTGCGGTGTGATGGACGTTTGAAATATGCAGAATATTTACCATATGATGTTCGATACCCTGTCATTCTCCCTAGAAACAATCGTGTCACTACACTTATTATCAAGTATCACCACGAAAAAGGAAAACATGTGACAGGAACAAATCACACACTTTCTATGATCTCATCACGGTTTTGGATAATATCCGCACGAGAAGAAATACGGAAGTGGGAACGACAATGCAATAAATGTTGCCGCAACAAAGCCAGACCAGCAGAACAACTGATGGGTCCCCTTCCATCAATTCGTACAAAGCAACCATTACACGCATTTTCCCGAACAGCGGTTGATTATGGAGGACCTTTCACTACGAAGCAGGGACGCGGAAAACGGCGAGATAAGAGATATCTATGTCTCTTCACGTGCGTGATGTCAAGAGCAGTGCATCTAGAAGTTGCCTTCGGACTTGATACAGATTCGTTCCTCAACGCATTTTACCGGATAGTTAGCCGAAGAGGTCTACCTACAGAAGTTATATCGAACAATGGAACAAATTTTGTTGGTGGCAACAACGAGCTTACGGAACTAGTTGGATCACACAAAGATTCAACAATCTACAGCAAATCTAGGAGTCAAGTGGCATTTTAA
- the LOC128169526 gene encoding uncharacterized protein LOC128169526: protein MRVNALLDDASTRTYINADVAAELGLHGKLQRITVGVLNDKTESFETMLVEFQIESVDGRTKTKVEALTADKNQKSDNESDKILCKFWEMENFSEPQKKQSFGPEERSAYEKVKDSLKFVDDHYEVAIPWKEEKPDLPCNYDMALQRLENTEKQLMKNPEVTDSYSKTIEQYLEKGYIHKINQDEEKSGKWFLPQFPVIRPDKSTTKTRIVFDASAKHCGVSLNDMIHYAPKLQNELFDVLLRFRRNSVAIVCDIAEMYLRMKVPQEDRPYQQFLWRDVNTEEKPDVYELSSVVFGINSSPFQAQFVAQTHAETNRETYPMEAETVLKSTYMDDSMDSVSTEEDGVKLYRQLSALWEKAGMYASKWLSNSVGVLQHIPPEDVVPEVDLYDNSLPSVKTLGVLWKAKDDIFTFKASLQEDDFTYTKRNFLRKIAMLFDPLGFLGPYTIRAKVLLQEMWTAGLDWDDVLSEDLILKAEKWFRELTELSLIEVPRCLRLSNGGIISTYLHTFVDASQDAYGAVVYQRCIYDDGSVSVRFVTAKSKVAPLTAVSIPRLELVGAVLGLRLTLSVTSALEMDSDQCTFWTDSMNVLCWIKAQSRSFKPFVANRIGDIQSASNPKQWHHVPTEINPADMISRGVMVSQLQKDSVWWSGPHFLTLDDSQWPNQKVEKQDSDKERS from the exons ATGAGAGTAAACGCACTGCTGGATGATGCCAGTACACGGACCTACATTAATGCAGATGTTGCAGCAGAATTGGGTTTACATGGCAAACTACAGAGAATTACCGTAGGAGTTCTTAATGACAAAACTGAGTCATTTGAAACTATGCTAGTAGAATTCCAAATAGAGAGTGTTGATGGGAGGACAAAGACTAAAGTGGAAGCCCTAACAGCTGACAAG AATCAGAAAAGTGATAATGAATCGGAcaagattttgtgtaaattcTGGGAGATGGAAAATTTCAGTGAGCCACAGAAGAAACAGTCATTTGGTCCAGAGGAGAGAAGTGCGTATGAAAAAGTGAAAGATTCATTGAAGTTTGTTGATGATCATTATGAAGTAGCTATTCCTTGGAAGGAAGAAAAGCCTGATTTACCATGTAATTACGACATGGCACTACAACGTTTAGAGAACACTGAAAAGCAATTGATGAAGAacccggaagtgacagattctTACTCAAAGACTATTGAACAGTATCTGGAAAAAGGATACATACACAAGATTAACCAGGATGAGGAAAAGTCCGGAAAATGGTTTCTTCCACAATTTCCTGTCATCCGGCCAGATAAGAGCACAACAAAGACACGTATTGTGTTCGACGCATCAGCAAAGCATTGTGGTGTCTCATTAAATGACATGATTCACTACGCACCAAAACTTCAAAATGAACTCTTTGATGTGTTACTAAGATTTAGAAGAAACAGTGTGGCAATAGTATGTGACATTGCAGAAATGTACTTAAGGATGAAGGTTCCACAGGAAGATAGACCTTATCAACAATTTCTCTGGCGTGACGTTAATACGGAAGAGAAACCAGATGTGTACGAATTAAGCAGTGTTGTGTTTGGAATAAATTCGTCGCCATTTCAAGCACAGTTTGTAGCACAGACCCATGCTGAGACAAACAGAGAAACTTACCCTATGGAAGCAGAGACTGTTTTGAAATCCACCTACATGGACGATAGTATGGATTCAGTATCTACCGAGGAAGATGGAGTCAAACTCTACAGGCAGCTATCAGCATTGTGGGAAAAGGCCGGCATGTATGCCAGTAAGTGGCTATCAAACTCAGTGGGTGTACTGCAGCATATCCCACCAGAAGATGTTGTTCCCGAAGTTGACCTGTATGACAACAGCTTGCCATCCGTAAAAACCCTTGGTGTGCTATGGAAGGCCAAAGATGACATCTTCACATTCAAAGCAAGTCTACAAGAGGATGATTTTACTTACACAAAGCGGAACTTTCTACGGAAAATCGCAATGCTGTTTGACCCTTTGGGATTCCTAGGACCGTACACAATAAGAGCTAAAGTTCTTTTGCAAGAAATGTGGACTGCAGGTCTTGACTGGGATGATGTGTTGAGTGAAGACCTCATATTGAAAGCTGAGAAGTGGTTTAGAGAATTGACTGAGCTATCGCTTATTGAAGTACCGAGATGTCTGCGTCTATCTAATGGTGGGATTATATCGACTTACCTTCATACCTTTGTTGATGCTTCCCAGGACGCGTATGGAGCTGTAGTTTACCAGAGGTGTATCTATGACGATGGAAGTGTATCAGTCAGATTCGTGACAGCAAAATCCAAAGTAGCACCACTTACCGCAGTCAGCATACCTAGACTGGAATTGGTGGGTGCAGTATTGGGATTAAGGCTAACGCTTTCAGTGACAAGTGCTCTGGAGATGGATAGTGACCAGTGCACGTTTTGGACGGACAGCATGAATGTGCTGTGCTGGATCAAGGCACAGAGTAGAAGTTTTAAGCCCTTTGTAGCAAATCGTATTGGGGATATACAGTCGGCCTCGAATCCAAAGCAGTGGCACCATGTGCCTACAGAAATCAACCCTGCTGATATGATATCCAGAGGAGTGATGGTTTCACAGTTACAGAAAGACAGTGTCTGGTGGAGTGGGCCGCACTTTCTTACATTGGATGATTCACAGTGGCCGAATCAGAAAGTTGAAAAACAGGACTCTGACAAGGAAAGAAGTTAA
- the LOC128169524 gene encoding uncharacterized protein LOC128169524: MRMAFSKVGISIKTKNKEMKKEGEAFMYLMSKEWGYKVNKVARSTPSERMFNQKKELPYPEDIMKLSSYLVENLESVDLSYTAVSGMMFRCIVMLVEARLLLYNRKRPGELEALSLQCYRNRSKEVSATDLSLREQLSKFEKEMLDNQELVEILGKNGTRVQCTGYLSEGGYPCNELSCQ, from the exons ATGAGGATGGCATTCTCAAAAGTAGGAATttctatcaaaacaaaaaacaaagaaatgaagAAAGAGGGAGAAGCATTTATGTATCTTATGAGTAAAGAATGGGGTTACAAAGTTAACAAAGTTGCAAGAAGTACTCCGTCAGAGCGAATGTTTAATCAGAAGAAAGAGCTCCCTTACCCCGAAGACATCATGAAGTTATCATCTTATTTAGTGGAAAACTTGGAATCTGTAGATCTATCTTACACTGCTGTTAGTGGTATGATGTTCAGATGCATTGTGATGCTAGTGGAAGCACGCCTCCTTTTGTACAACCGCAAGAGACCTGGAGAATTAGAAGCTCTGAG CTTGCAGTGTTACAGAAATCGATCAAAGGAAGTCAGTGCAACCGATCTCTCTCTTAGAGAACAACTTAGCAAGtttgagaaggaaatgcttGACAATCAGGAATTGGTGGAGATATTGGGAAAG AATGGGACCAGAGTACAATGTACCGGTTATTTGTCCGAAGGAGGTTATCCCTGCAATGAATTATCTTGCCAGTAA